TGCAATAATTTAAAAAATCTGTTATAACCTTATCTAAGGTTTTGAAAGTCTTGTTCAGAAATAGATGATGCCATAGAAAACTATTGGACGCACACCAGAGGGAGCTTACAGGCTCTGCTCACTCCTAGCAGAGACAGTTCCTTTTATTTCTAAGGGATTTTCTGAACCTCTTTTATTATTCACTAAACAAAACTAAATTAATGGAGGCTAATTCTGTCGATTCGTCTATTCTCAAAGAAATACCTTCGGAGAATAGAAGAATATTAATAGTAATTATTTCTATTAGTTTAGGGCTACTAATTACTTTCTGCTTATCTTTGTCAATAGGCTCTGTTTCTCTCAGTTTAGAGGAAATTTATCAAGCACTATGGCATCGAGGGGCAGAGTTAAATCAAGTGATTGTCTGGGATTTACGCTTACCGCGCATCCTTGCGGCTTTTGTCGTGGGGTCTGCTTTAGGCACTTCTGGTGCGCTTTTGCAGGGAATGTTACGCAACTCTTTAGCTACTCCTTTTTTGTTGGGGATTTCTGCTGGTGCTGGTTTAGTAGTTGTGGTTCTGATTACCTTTGACTTATTCTTATTTCTCATACCTGTAGCTTCTTGGTTAGGGGCTGTTTTGACGACTATGTTAGTTTACTTTTTAGCACGGCAGAATAATGACATAAATGTAGAGCGTCTCATTCTTGGCGGTGTAGCGGTTTCTTCCCTTTTTGGTGCTATCCAAACTACTTTATTAATACTATCGGAGGATGGCAGGATTCAAAAAGCCTTAAACTGGATTGTCGGTAGTCTTAATGGACGAGGTTGGACAGAGTTAAATACTGCTACTCCTTATATTCTCATAGCTCTCATTATCGCTTGTTTGTTAGCTCGTTTTGTTAATGTTCTCAATTTGGGAGATGAGTTAGCGGTAGGGTTAGGGATTCCGTTGGCGCGATCGCGCTTATTAATTGGAGGCACGGCAACTCTATTGGCGGCGAGTGCTGTGAGTATAGCGGGTTTAATTGGATTTGTGGGCTTACTTGTACCCCATTCTATGCGGTTTTTACTCAAAAGTAATGACTATCGATTGTTGATTCCTTTATCGGCGGTGGGGGGTGCAATCGTACTATCATGGGCGGATTTGCTTTCCCGTATCGGTGCGGTGGAGTTACCTGTCGGTGCAGTAACTGCTTTGGTGGGTTCGCCTTTATTTGTTTGGTTGTTGTATAAACGCTCTTTTTGAGATTGGGGATAGGGTGATGAGGGGAGAGGGGGAAGTTGATTAATCATTTTTCATTTTTCATTCTTAATTCCTATCATGCCTTTAAATAGTTATAACCTGAGTGGTGGCTATGACAGTCGTGTTATTGTTCATCATCTCGATTTGGATTTACAACAGGGGGAATGGTTAAGTCTAGTGGGGGCGAATGGTTCGGGAAAATCTACTTTTCTCAAACTTTTGGCTCGGATTCTTCCTCCTATCACGGGGAAAGTTTTACTTGATGGTAAGGAAATTCATTGTTTGCCCCCTCAAACCGTAGCAAAACGT
This is a stretch of genomic DNA from Cyanobacterium aponinum PCC 10605. It encodes these proteins:
- a CDS encoding FecCD family ABC transporter permease; translated protein: MEANSVDSSILKEIPSENRRILIVIISISLGLLITFCLSLSIGSVSLSLEEIYQALWHRGAELNQVIVWDLRLPRILAAFVVGSALGTSGALLQGMLRNSLATPFLLGISAGAGLVVVVLITFDLFLFLIPVASWLGAVLTTMLVYFLARQNNDINVERLILGGVAVSSLFGAIQTTLLILSEDGRIQKALNWIVGSLNGRGWTELNTATPYILIALIIACLLARFVNVLNLGDELAVGLGIPLARSRLLIGGTATLLAASAVSIAGLIGFVGLLVPHSMRFLLKSNDYRLLIPLSAVGGAIVLSWADLLSRIGAVELPVGAVTALVGSPLFVWLLYKRSF